A genomic segment from Falsibacillus albus encodes:
- a CDS encoding lmo0937 family membrane protein has protein sequence MLWTIIIVLIILWLLGFTLHVGGGLIHLLLVIALIVFIFNLVTGRRRP, from the coding sequence ATGCTTTGGACAATCATTATTGTACTAATAATTTTATGGTTGCTTGGATTTACTCTTCACGTCGGTGGAGGTCTTATTCACCTTCTCTTAGTCATCGCGTTAATCGTTTTCATCTTCAACCTTGTGACTGGACGAAGAAGACCTTAG
- a CDS encoding FAD-dependent oxidoreductase yields MSNDWKIPQEPEPIWREGAALASFPPISENMEADVVVIGAGITGVTTAYLLAKDGRKVILAEADRVLNGTTGHTTAKITVGHDLIYNELIQHFGQEKAKQYFLANKAGMEFIEKAVNDLNIDCDFKKQTSYLYATADSSLRNLQKELEAYEKLGIKGDLVERLSIDVPVKSAISLPEQAKFHPVKYLAALLQAFIDMGGTVYEQSVAVDVQESKRMEVIFQNGCKISCDKVAACSHFPFFDGKGFYFARMYAERSYLIAVKPQKAFPGGMYLSVDDPKRSVRSASWRGEDWVLIGGESHKTGQGRDTSDHYAALADFGDRTFGIREYAARWSAQDLITLDKVPYIGPVTGNKSNVLVATGFRKWGMTNGTAAALLFKDVIAGKPHPYADVFNPSRFSADPSIKHFVMQNADVAAHLLKGKLEMVQQSAEDLKKDEGGVVFHNGKRTGGYRDQDGVIHLVDTTCTHLGCECEWNKGDRTWDCPCHGSRFSYEGEVVEGPAKKPLKKIE; encoded by the coding sequence ATGTCGAATGATTGGAAAATCCCACAGGAACCGGAACCGATTTGGAGAGAAGGTGCAGCACTTGCATCTTTCCCACCTATTTCTGAAAACATGGAAGCAGACGTTGTCGTCATCGGTGCAGGCATAACAGGTGTGACGACCGCCTATCTTTTGGCCAAGGATGGCAGGAAGGTGATACTGGCTGAGGCAGATCGGGTGCTTAACGGCACGACAGGCCATACGACAGCCAAGATCACGGTCGGGCACGATCTCATTTACAATGAGCTCATCCAACACTTTGGCCAAGAAAAAGCCAAACAGTACTTTTTAGCGAATAAAGCGGGGATGGAGTTCATCGAGAAAGCCGTCAATGATTTGAATATCGATTGTGATTTCAAAAAGCAGACATCTTATTTGTATGCGACAGCTGATTCATCTTTAAGAAACCTGCAGAAAGAGCTTGAAGCCTATGAAAAACTTGGGATCAAAGGCGATCTGGTCGAAAGGCTTTCAATCGATGTCCCGGTCAAGTCGGCCATATCCCTTCCAGAACAAGCGAAATTCCACCCAGTGAAATATTTAGCTGCCCTCCTTCAGGCATTCATCGATATGGGCGGAACCGTCTATGAACAAAGCGTTGCCGTCGATGTACAGGAATCGAAAAGGATGGAAGTCATATTTCAAAACGGCTGCAAAATTTCCTGCGATAAAGTAGCTGCCTGCTCCCACTTCCCATTCTTTGATGGAAAAGGATTTTATTTTGCAAGGATGTATGCAGAACGGTCTTACTTGATTGCCGTTAAACCCCAAAAAGCTTTTCCCGGAGGCATGTACTTAAGCGTGGATGATCCAAAACGATCCGTCAGGTCCGCTTCATGGAGAGGCGAAGATTGGGTGCTCATCGGCGGGGAAAGCCACAAAACAGGACAAGGAAGGGATACATCTGATCATTACGCAGCGCTGGCTGACTTTGGAGATCGGACATTTGGGATTCGAGAATATGCCGCCAGATGGTCTGCCCAGGACTTGATCACATTGGATAAAGTGCCATACATCGGGCCGGTTACGGGGAACAAATCGAATGTCCTCGTCGCAACCGGGTTCAGGAAATGGGGGATGACGAACGGCACTGCGGCAGCTCTTTTATTCAAGGACGTCATCGCAGGGAAACCCCACCCATATGCCGATGTCTTCAATCCATCGAGATTTTCAGCGGACCCTAGCATCAAGCATTTTGTCATGCAAAATGCCGACGTCGCTGCCCATCTATTGAAAGGCAAATTGGAAATGGTGCAACAATCAGCCGAGGACCTGAAAAAAGATGAGGGAGGCGTCGTCTTCCACAACGGAAAGCGCACAGGGGGATACCGCGATCAAGATGGCGTCATTCACCTTGTTGATACCACCTGCACACATCTTGGCTGCGAATGCGAGTGGAACAAGGGCGACCGGACC
- a CDS encoding WG repeat-containing protein, with amino-acid sequence MSMNEYLAENVKPFLPDGASLFWSDEGKNVEYIVRGDLDDDGEEEVAAAYLFQNTPHLMILKKVNDAWTRLQDIKGEGYSVSFLQSAKLTEAGGNQLLVGWQQGSMWSQLAILEWTGRAFEDKVKNEIVYSKIEVGDMPGEEGGDGQDEMALWLHDTGKAYRIEVYRWRKSRVIPAYDVYPYYFKKVEAYYQKLVRSEPLSSFYWYYLAEAQWNSQRYLEALQSICAALHLKNPYPSEGKLLQIKKEIEQAIQVRTDGLYPVPVKRVDGTKWGYIDEQGIMMLEPRYERAYAFQKNDRALIEMDDHFGVIDREGSYIVDPVYTAITEFSENRAAIVDRDGFQMIDENGTILTKRHYEYIGIMKNGRALAGGQQGGTTLYGYLNRSGKEAIALKFLSGTDFHEGVAVVKLKEDLFALINVNGEWLKTYPYHQVLSEHEDRLAFQKKEHGLYGFIDRENNVVIIPKFTGAQPFENDRAIVADDDRYGLIDREGDYIIPPAYSDIQSLGENRAAVGHLKDKQHPFIGSHFALADHEGNILTTFSFESILPYHNGLASAQDENQTFFIDLAGKKVEYLPVLDGAGTLTIDGKLIKADVDQRISYYDFNGKRVWRQNTIIPLNDQYRIIEKKFKPNRNYLVYYPKLEGIQPFSKQKEINLYLEKASKVKKVPKDKQLDYDYEGDFSVRFIKKELLVLELNGYEYYFGAAHGMPIKDNIHIDLQTGERYALKDLFKMDADHLKVLTEIITRQIRHDPQYDYVFPESFKGVTNEQPFYVDDNNLYLYFTPYDIAPYAAGFPTFKISFTEIDGVIDHEGGFWRSFH; translated from the coding sequence ATGTCAATGAATGAATATCTAGCAGAGAATGTTAAACCATTCTTGCCCGATGGCGCATCCCTGTTTTGGAGCGATGAGGGGAAGAATGTTGAATATATCGTGCGTGGCGATTTGGATGATGACGGGGAAGAGGAAGTGGCAGCGGCTTATTTATTTCAAAATACACCGCATCTGATGATTTTGAAAAAGGTGAATGATGCCTGGACCAGACTCCAGGATATTAAAGGTGAGGGATATTCGGTCTCTTTTTTGCAAAGCGCCAAACTTACTGAGGCCGGCGGGAATCAGCTGCTTGTCGGCTGGCAGCAGGGATCGATGTGGTCGCAGCTTGCCATACTCGAATGGACTGGCCGGGCGTTTGAAGATAAAGTCAAAAATGAAATTGTCTACAGCAAGATAGAAGTAGGGGATATGCCTGGCGAAGAGGGCGGGGACGGGCAAGATGAAATGGCCCTCTGGCTACATGATACCGGTAAAGCCTACAGGATCGAGGTATATCGTTGGAGGAAAAGCAGGGTTATCCCTGCCTATGATGTATATCCATATTATTTCAAAAAAGTGGAAGCCTATTATCAAAAGCTGGTAAGGTCTGAGCCGCTATCATCATTCTATTGGTACTATCTCGCTGAAGCGCAATGGAATTCACAGCGGTATTTGGAGGCGCTGCAGTCCATTTGTGCCGCCTTGCATCTGAAAAATCCATATCCATCTGAAGGGAAATTGCTGCAGATCAAAAAAGAAATCGAACAAGCGATCCAAGTAAGGACGGACGGCCTCTATCCAGTGCCTGTCAAAAGGGTGGATGGGACAAAATGGGGCTATATTGATGAGCAAGGTATCATGATGCTTGAGCCTCGGTATGAGCGGGCATACGCGTTTCAAAAGAACGATCGAGCTCTTATAGAGATGGATGATCACTTCGGGGTGATCGACAGGGAAGGAAGCTATATTGTCGATCCCGTTTATACGGCCATTACGGAGTTTTCAGAAAATCGGGCAGCCATAGTGGATAGGGACGGTTTCCAGATGATCGATGAAAATGGGACCATTCTTACGAAACGGCATTATGAGTATATCGGAATCATGAAAAATGGGCGTGCTTTAGCAGGAGGACAGCAGGGTGGAACGACGCTTTATGGATATTTGAATCGATCAGGAAAGGAAGCGATTGCCCTGAAGTTTCTCTCAGGAACCGATTTTCATGAAGGTGTGGCCGTCGTCAAGCTGAAGGAAGATTTATTTGCGCTTATTAATGTCAATGGCGAATGGCTGAAAACCTATCCCTATCATCAAGTTTTAAGTGAACATGAGGACCGGTTAGCCTTTCAAAAAAAGGAACATGGGCTGTATGGCTTCATCGACCGAGAAAATAATGTCGTCATCATCCCCAAATTTACAGGTGCCCAGCCTTTTGAAAATGATCGTGCGATTGTAGCCGATGATGATCGATACGGCCTCATCGATCGCGAGGGGGACTATATCATTCCGCCTGCTTACTCAGATATTCAAAGTCTTGGGGAAAATCGGGCCGCCGTCGGTCATTTGAAAGATAAGCAGCATCCTTTTATCGGGTCTCACTTTGCCCTTGCCGACCATGAAGGGAATATCCTGACAACGTTCTCGTTCGAAAGTATTTTACCGTATCACAATGGATTGGCATCAGCACAGGATGAGAATCAGACTTTTTTTATCGATTTGGCCGGGAAAAAGGTTGAGTATCTGCCGGTGCTGGATGGAGCTGGGACATTGACGATTGATGGAAAGCTGATTAAAGCAGATGTCGATCAACGCATATCCTATTACGATTTCAATGGGAAAAGGGTATGGAGACAAAATACCATCATCCCGCTCAATGACCAATACCGCATCATCGAAAAAAAATTCAAACCGAATCGTAACTACCTCGTTTATTATCCGAAACTCGAAGGGATCCAGCCTTTCTCGAAGCAAAAAGAAATCAATCTTTATTTGGAAAAAGCCTCGAAAGTAAAAAAAGTACCGAAAGATAAGCAGCTCGACTATGATTATGAAGGTGACTTCTCTGTCCGCTTTATTAAAAAGGAGCTGCTTGTTCTTGAATTGAATGGGTATGAATATTATTTCGGAGCGGCACATGGAATGCCGATTAAGGACAATATCCATATAGATCTACAAACCGGCGAGAGATATGCTTTAAAGGATCTTTTTAAAATGGATGCAGATCACCTGAAGGTACTGACTGAGATCATAACGAGGCAGATCCGACACGATCCGCAATATGATTATGTGTTTCCGGAAAGCTTCAAAGGGGTCACGAACGAGCAGCCGTTCTATGTCGATGACAACAATCTTTATCTCTATTTTACTCCTTATGATATAGCCCCATATGCAGCAGGATTTCCGACCTTTAAGATTTCGTTCACTGAAATTGATGGGGTCATCGATCATGAAGGCGGTTTTTGGCGAT